One segment of Sphaerodactylus townsendi isolate TG3544 linkage group LG17, MPM_Stown_v2.3, whole genome shotgun sequence DNA contains the following:
- the MAN2A2 gene encoding alpha-mannosidase 2x isoform X3: protein MKLKKQVTVCGAAIFCVAVFSLYLMLDRVQHDPARPHSGGGGNFPRSQISVLQNRIEQLEQLLEENHEIIVHIKDSVLELTANAEGQPVVLPFHMPNGSWMLPPESRPSFYSVASQDCHFALGSKAPKTDLQMLAVSELLPYDNQDGGVWKQGFDITYDPNEWDTEQLQVFVVPHSHNDPGWIKTFDKYYYDQTQHILNSMVVKLQEDSRRRFIWSEISFFSKWWDNISAQKRAAVRRLVGNGQLEMATGGWVMPDEANSHYFAMIDQLIEGHQWLEKNVGVMPRSGWAVDPFGHSSTMPYLLRRANLTSMLIQRVHYAIKKHFAATQNLEFMWRQSWDADSSTDILCHMMPFYSYDVPHTCGPDPKICQFDFKRLPGGRINCPWKVPPKAITSANVAERALLLLDQYRKKSKLYRSKVLLVPLGDDFRYDKPQEWDAQFLNYQRLFDYLNAHPDLHVQAQFGTLSDYFDALYKRVGIVPGMRPPGFPVLSGDFFSYADREDHYWTGYYTSRPFYKSMGRVLEAHLRSAEILYSLAVSHARHAGMDSKYPLSDYATLTDARRNLGLFQHHDAITGTAKEAVVVDYGVRLLHSLANLKRVIINAAHYLVLGDKETYHYDLAAPFLGPDETRLNQDSLPEKTVIKLDTTPRFVVVFNPLEQERLSVVSFLVNTPRIRVTNEEGQPLAAQLSAWWSSATDMAPDVYQASIMIRLQPLGLAVLQVSKSFDNHSTLKSSVRLFLHGRDLPVRKQKAFPARIIPAATEDFCLENQQMRACFLGPSGLLKPYVPKDPPVIRVTEGPFFSEVAVYYQNIQEVVRLYNVPGVDGLSLEISCLVDIRDYVNKELALRFSTDIDSGGTFFTDLNGFQIQPRQYLKKLPLQANFYPMPVMAYIQDPQSRLTLQTAQALGVSSLSSGQLEVILDRRLMQDDNRGLGQGLKDNKRTCHHFRLLLERRSATPKAQPGTFPSLLSHMTSMHLNTEVLVMPVAQEKPLPPALRSFQPFSAPMPCDFHLVNLRTLQGEDDSLPSPETALILHRKGFDCGLEARNLGFNCTTTQGSLSLGGLFQGLELVSMQLSSLTLMYPLGPASSNSTVLHLDPMEIATVRLHLG, encoded by the exons ATGAAGCTGAAGAAGCAGGTGACGGTGTGCGGCGCGGCCATCTTCTGCGTGGCCGTCTTCTCCCTCTACCTGATGCTGGACCGCGTCCAGCATGACCCCGCGCGGCCCCACAGCGGCGGCGGAGGCAATTTCCCGCGG agccAGATCTCGGTGCTTCAGAACCGCATCGAGCAGCTGGAGCAGCTGCTGGAAGAGAACCACGAGATCATCGTGCACATCAAGGACTCGGTGCTGGAGCTGACGGCCAACGCCGAGGGGCAGCCGGTGGTGCTGCCCTTCCACATGCCCAACGGCTCCTGGATGCTGCCCCCCGAGAGCCGCCCCAGCTTCTACTCCGTCGCCTCCCAGGACTGCCACTTTGCCCTGGGCAGCAAGGCCCCCAAGACGGACCTGCAG ATGCTGGCCGTGTCGGAGTTGCTCCCCTACGACAACCAGGATGGCGGCGTGTGGAAGCAAGGCTTTGACATCACCTACGACCCCAACGAGTGGGACACGGAGCAGCTGCAGGTCTTTGTGGTGCCGCATTCCCACAACGACCCAG gCTGGATCAAGACCTTTGACAAGTACTACTATGACCAGACACAGCACATCCTGAACAGCATGGTGGTGAAGCTACAAGAGGACTCGCGGCGGCGCTTCATCTGGTCCGAAATCTCCTTCTTTTCCAAATGGTGGGATAACATCAGTGCCCAGAAACGGGCCGCTGTCCGCAG GCTGGTGGGCAACGGGCAGCTGGAGATGGCGACTGGAGGCTGGGTGATGCCCGACGAAGCCAATTCCCACTACTTTGCCATGATCGACCAGCTCATTGAAGGGCACCAGTGGCTCGAGAAGAACGTCG GGGTGATGCCGCGTTCCGGATGGGCCGTGGATCCCTTTGGGCACAGCTCCACAATGCCATATCTGCTGCGTCGCGCAAACCTGACCAGCATGCTCATCCAGCGCGTCCACTATGCCATCAAGAAACACTTTGCAGCCACCCAGAATTTGGAGTTTATGTGGAGGCAGAGCTGGG ATGCCGACTCCAGCACAGACATCCTCTGCCACATGATGCCCTTCTACAGCTATGATGTGCCCCACACGTGTGGCCCTGACCCCAAGATCTGCCAGTTTGACTTCAAGCGACTGCCAGGGGGCCGCATCAACTGCCCCTGGAAAGTGCCACCCAAGGCCATCACCAGTGCCAACGTGGCTGAGAG GGCTCTGCTGCTTCTCGACCAGTACCGGAAGAAGTCCAAACTCTACCGCAGCAAAGTGCTGCTGGTGCCGCTGGGGGACGACTTCCGCTACGACAAGCCCCAGGAGTGGGACGCCCAGTTCCTCAACTACCAGCGCCTCTTCGACTACCTCAACGCTCACCCCGACCTCCACGTGCAG GCACAGTTTGGGACTCTCTCCGACTACTTCGATGCCCTGTACAAGCGGGTAGGCATcgtcccaggcatgcgcccaccCGGCTTCCCAGTGCTCAGTGGCGATTTTTTCTCCTATGCGGACCGCGAGGATCACTACTGGACAGGGTACTACACCTCCAGGCCCTTCTACAAGAGCATGGGTCGCGTGCTGGAGGCCCACCTCAG GAGTGCTGAGATCTTGTACAGCTTGGCTGTGAGCCACGCCCGCCACGCCGGCATGGACAGCAAGTATCCGCTGTCAGACTATGCCACGCTCACGGATGCACGGCGCAACCTGGGCCTCTTCCAGCATCACGACGCCATCACTGGCACGGCCAAGGAGGCGGTGGTTGTGGACTACGGAGTCAG gCTGCTTCACTCCCTCGCGAACCTCAAACGAGTCATCATCAACGCCGCGCACTACCTGGTCCTGGGGGATAAGGAAACCTACCACTATGACTTGGCAGCGCCCTTCCTTGGCCCT GATGAGACACGCCTCAATCAGGACTCTTTGCCAGAGAAAACGGTCATCAAGTTAGATACAACGCCCAG GTTTGTGGTTGTGTTCAACCCACTGGAACAGGAGCGCCTGAGCGTCGTGTCCTTCCTGGTGAACACGCCTCGCATCCGTGTCACCAACGAAGAGGGGCAGCCTTTGGCCGCGCAGCTCAGTGCCTGGTGGAGTTCTGCCACAGACATGGCTCCCGACGTCTACCAG GCGTCCATCATGATCCGACTGCAGCCGCTGGGTCTCGCCGTCCTGCAAGTGAGCAAGTCTTTTGACAACCACAGCACTCTCAAGTCCTCTGTGCGCCTCTTCCTGCACGGCCGTGACCTCCCTGTGCGTAAGCAGAAGGCCTTTCCGGCGCGCATCATCCCTGCTGCCACTGAGGACTTCTGTCTTGAGAACCAGCAGATGCGGGCCTGCTTCCTGGGGCCCAGTGGCTTGCTCAAA CCCTACGTACCCAAGGACCCCCCCGTCATTCGGGTGACAGAGGGACCCTTCTTCTCAGAGGTGGCTGTCTATTATCAGAACATCCAGGAGGTGGTGCGGCTCTATAATGTGCCAG GGGTGGATGGGCtgtccctggagatctcctgcctgGTGGACATCCGCGACTACGTCAACAAGGAGCTGGCGCTGCGCTTCAGCACTGACATCGATAGCGGGGGCACTTTTTTCACTGACCTGAACGGCTTCCAG ATTCAGCCACGACAGTACCTGAAGAAGCTACCGCTGCAGGCCAACTTCTACCCCATGCCAGTCATGGCTTATATCCAGGACCCACAGAGCCGCCTGACCCTGCAGACGGCTCAGGCCCTGGGAGTCTCCAGCCTGAGCAGTG GCCAGCTGGAGGTGATTCTGGACCGACGCCTCATGCAAGATGACAACCGAGGCCTCGGACAGGGTTTGAAGGATAACAAACGGACCTGCCACCACTTCCGTCTCCTCCTGGAACGGCGGAGCGCCACTCCGAAG GCACAGCCCGGCACTTTCCCTTCTTTGCTCAGCCACATGACTTCCATGCACCTGAACACTGAGGTGCTGGTGATGCCCGTGGCCCAGGAGAAGCCCCTGCCTCCGGCCCTGCGGTCTTTCCAGCCCTTCTCAGCCCCCATGCCGTGCGACTTCCACCTCGTCAATCTGCGCACGCTTCAAGGGGAG GACGATTCGCTGCCTTCCCCGGAGACCGCTCTGATCCTGCACCGCAAGGGCTTTGATTGCGGCCTGGAAGCCAGGAACCTGGGCTTCAATTGCACCACCACCCAGGGCTCG CTGTCCCTTGGTGGCCTCTTCCAAGGCCTTGAGCTGGTGTCCATGCAGCTCTCCTCGTTGACTCTGATGTACCCACTCGGCCCTGCTTCCTCCAACAGCACAGTCCTTCACCTGGACCCCATGGAGATAGCCACAGTTCGTCTTCACCTCGGGTAA
- the MAN2A2 gene encoding alpha-mannosidase 2x isoform X1 yields the protein MKLKKQVTVCGAAIFCVAVFSLYLMLDRVQHDPARPHSGGGGNFPRSQISVLQNRIEQLEQLLEENHEIIVHIKDSVLELTANAEGQPVVLPFHMPNGSWMLPPESRPSFYSVASQDCHFALGSKAPKTDLQMLAVSELLPYDNQDGGVWKQGFDITYDPNEWDTEQLQVFVVPHSHNDPGWIKTFDKYYYDQTQHILNSMVVKLQEDSRRRFIWSEISFFSKWWDNISAQKRAAVRRLVGNGQLEMATGGWVMPDEANSHYFAMIDQLIEGHQWLEKNVGVMPRSGWAVDPFGHSSTMPYLLRRANLTSMLIQRVHYAIKKHFAATQNLEFMWRQSWDADSSTDILCHMMPFYSYDVPHTCGPDPKICQFDFKRLPGGRINCPWKVPPKAITSANVAERALLLLDQYRKKSKLYRSKVLLVPLGDDFRYDKPQEWDAQFLNYQRLFDYLNAHPDLHVQAQFGTLSDYFDALYKRVGIVPGMRPPGFPVLSGDFFSYADREDHYWTGYYTSRPFYKSMGRVLEAHLRSAEILYSLAVSHARHAGMDSKYPLSDYATLTDARRNLGLFQHHDAITGTAKEAVVVDYGVRLLHSLANLKRVIINAAHYLVLGDKETYHYDLAAPFLGPDETRLNQDSLPEKTVIKLDTTPRFVVVFNPLEQERLSVVSFLVNTPRIRVTNEEGQPLAAQLSAWWSSATDMAPDVYQASIMIRLQPLGLAVLQVSKSFDNHSTLKSSVRLFLHGRDLPVRKQKAFPARIIPAATEDFCLENQQMRACFLGPSGLLKSVHYAGEDHERQLQNQFLVYGTRSTKDKSGAYLFLPDGEAKPYVPKDPPVIRVTEGPFFSEVAVYYQNIQEVVRLYNVPGVDGLSLEISCLVDIRDYVNKELALRFSTDIDSGGTFFTDLNGFQIQPRQYLKKLPLQANFYPMPVMAYIQDPQSRLTLQTAQALGVSSLSSGQLEVILDRRLMQDDNRGLGQGLKDNKRTCHHFRLLLERRSATPKAQPGTFPSLLSHMTSMHLNTEVLVMPVAQEKPLPPALRSFQPFSAPMPCDFHLVNLRTLQGEDDSLPSPETALILHRKGFDCGLEARNLGFNCTTTQGSLSLGGLFQGLELVSMQLSSLTLMYPLGPASSNSTVLHLDPMEIATVRLHLG from the exons ATGAAGCTGAAGAAGCAGGTGACGGTGTGCGGCGCGGCCATCTTCTGCGTGGCCGTCTTCTCCCTCTACCTGATGCTGGACCGCGTCCAGCATGACCCCGCGCGGCCCCACAGCGGCGGCGGAGGCAATTTCCCGCGG agccAGATCTCGGTGCTTCAGAACCGCATCGAGCAGCTGGAGCAGCTGCTGGAAGAGAACCACGAGATCATCGTGCACATCAAGGACTCGGTGCTGGAGCTGACGGCCAACGCCGAGGGGCAGCCGGTGGTGCTGCCCTTCCACATGCCCAACGGCTCCTGGATGCTGCCCCCCGAGAGCCGCCCCAGCTTCTACTCCGTCGCCTCCCAGGACTGCCACTTTGCCCTGGGCAGCAAGGCCCCCAAGACGGACCTGCAG ATGCTGGCCGTGTCGGAGTTGCTCCCCTACGACAACCAGGATGGCGGCGTGTGGAAGCAAGGCTTTGACATCACCTACGACCCCAACGAGTGGGACACGGAGCAGCTGCAGGTCTTTGTGGTGCCGCATTCCCACAACGACCCAG gCTGGATCAAGACCTTTGACAAGTACTACTATGACCAGACACAGCACATCCTGAACAGCATGGTGGTGAAGCTACAAGAGGACTCGCGGCGGCGCTTCATCTGGTCCGAAATCTCCTTCTTTTCCAAATGGTGGGATAACATCAGTGCCCAGAAACGGGCCGCTGTCCGCAG GCTGGTGGGCAACGGGCAGCTGGAGATGGCGACTGGAGGCTGGGTGATGCCCGACGAAGCCAATTCCCACTACTTTGCCATGATCGACCAGCTCATTGAAGGGCACCAGTGGCTCGAGAAGAACGTCG GGGTGATGCCGCGTTCCGGATGGGCCGTGGATCCCTTTGGGCACAGCTCCACAATGCCATATCTGCTGCGTCGCGCAAACCTGACCAGCATGCTCATCCAGCGCGTCCACTATGCCATCAAGAAACACTTTGCAGCCACCCAGAATTTGGAGTTTATGTGGAGGCAGAGCTGGG ATGCCGACTCCAGCACAGACATCCTCTGCCACATGATGCCCTTCTACAGCTATGATGTGCCCCACACGTGTGGCCCTGACCCCAAGATCTGCCAGTTTGACTTCAAGCGACTGCCAGGGGGCCGCATCAACTGCCCCTGGAAAGTGCCACCCAAGGCCATCACCAGTGCCAACGTGGCTGAGAG GGCTCTGCTGCTTCTCGACCAGTACCGGAAGAAGTCCAAACTCTACCGCAGCAAAGTGCTGCTGGTGCCGCTGGGGGACGACTTCCGCTACGACAAGCCCCAGGAGTGGGACGCCCAGTTCCTCAACTACCAGCGCCTCTTCGACTACCTCAACGCTCACCCCGACCTCCACGTGCAG GCACAGTTTGGGACTCTCTCCGACTACTTCGATGCCCTGTACAAGCGGGTAGGCATcgtcccaggcatgcgcccaccCGGCTTCCCAGTGCTCAGTGGCGATTTTTTCTCCTATGCGGACCGCGAGGATCACTACTGGACAGGGTACTACACCTCCAGGCCCTTCTACAAGAGCATGGGTCGCGTGCTGGAGGCCCACCTCAG GAGTGCTGAGATCTTGTACAGCTTGGCTGTGAGCCACGCCCGCCACGCCGGCATGGACAGCAAGTATCCGCTGTCAGACTATGCCACGCTCACGGATGCACGGCGCAACCTGGGCCTCTTCCAGCATCACGACGCCATCACTGGCACGGCCAAGGAGGCGGTGGTTGTGGACTACGGAGTCAG gCTGCTTCACTCCCTCGCGAACCTCAAACGAGTCATCATCAACGCCGCGCACTACCTGGTCCTGGGGGATAAGGAAACCTACCACTATGACTTGGCAGCGCCCTTCCTTGGCCCT GATGAGACACGCCTCAATCAGGACTCTTTGCCAGAGAAAACGGTCATCAAGTTAGATACAACGCCCAG GTTTGTGGTTGTGTTCAACCCACTGGAACAGGAGCGCCTGAGCGTCGTGTCCTTCCTGGTGAACACGCCTCGCATCCGTGTCACCAACGAAGAGGGGCAGCCTTTGGCCGCGCAGCTCAGTGCCTGGTGGAGTTCTGCCACAGACATGGCTCCCGACGTCTACCAG GCGTCCATCATGATCCGACTGCAGCCGCTGGGTCTCGCCGTCCTGCAAGTGAGCAAGTCTTTTGACAACCACAGCACTCTCAAGTCCTCTGTGCGCCTCTTCCTGCACGGCCGTGACCTCCCTGTGCGTAAGCAGAAGGCCTTTCCGGCGCGCATCATCCCTGCTGCCACTGAGGACTTCTGTCTTGAGAACCAGCAGATGCGGGCCTGCTTCCTGGGGCCCAGTGGCTTGCTCAAA AGCGTGCACTATGCTGGGGAAGATCATGAGCGGCAGCTGCAGAACCAGTTCCTTGTCTATGGGACCCGGAGCACCAAGGACAAGAGTGGGGCCTACCTCTTCCTGCCGGATGGAGAAGCCAag CCCTACGTACCCAAGGACCCCCCCGTCATTCGGGTGACAGAGGGACCCTTCTTCTCAGAGGTGGCTGTCTATTATCAGAACATCCAGGAGGTGGTGCGGCTCTATAATGTGCCAG GGGTGGATGGGCtgtccctggagatctcctgcctgGTGGACATCCGCGACTACGTCAACAAGGAGCTGGCGCTGCGCTTCAGCACTGACATCGATAGCGGGGGCACTTTTTTCACTGACCTGAACGGCTTCCAG ATTCAGCCACGACAGTACCTGAAGAAGCTACCGCTGCAGGCCAACTTCTACCCCATGCCAGTCATGGCTTATATCCAGGACCCACAGAGCCGCCTGACCCTGCAGACGGCTCAGGCCCTGGGAGTCTCCAGCCTGAGCAGTG GCCAGCTGGAGGTGATTCTGGACCGACGCCTCATGCAAGATGACAACCGAGGCCTCGGACAGGGTTTGAAGGATAACAAACGGACCTGCCACCACTTCCGTCTCCTCCTGGAACGGCGGAGCGCCACTCCGAAG GCACAGCCCGGCACTTTCCCTTCTTTGCTCAGCCACATGACTTCCATGCACCTGAACACTGAGGTGCTGGTGATGCCCGTGGCCCAGGAGAAGCCCCTGCCTCCGGCCCTGCGGTCTTTCCAGCCCTTCTCAGCCCCCATGCCGTGCGACTTCCACCTCGTCAATCTGCGCACGCTTCAAGGGGAG GACGATTCGCTGCCTTCCCCGGAGACCGCTCTGATCCTGCACCGCAAGGGCTTTGATTGCGGCCTGGAAGCCAGGAACCTGGGCTTCAATTGCACCACCACCCAGGGCTCG CTGTCCCTTGGTGGCCTCTTCCAAGGCCTTGAGCTGGTGTCCATGCAGCTCTCCTCGTTGACTCTGATGTACCCACTCGGCCCTGCTTCCTCCAACAGCACAGTCCTTCACCTGGACCCCATGGAGATAGCCACAGTTCGTCTTCACCTCGGGTAA
- the MAN2A2 gene encoding alpha-mannosidase 2x isoform X4 produces MKLKKQVTVCGAAIFCVAVFSLYLMLDRVQHDPARPHSGGGGNFPRSQISVLQNRIEQLEQLLEENHEIIVHIKDSVLELTANAEGQPVVLPFHMPNGSWMLPPESRPSFYSVASQDCHFALGSKAPKTDLQMLAVSELLPYDNQDGGVWKQGFDITYDPNEWDTEQLQVFVVPHSHNDPGWIKTFDKYYYDQTQHILNSMVVKLQEDSRRRFIWSEISFFSKWWDNISAQKRAAVRRLVGNGQLEMATGGWVMPDEANSHYFAMIDQLIEGHQWLEKNVGVMPRSGWAVDPFGHSSTMPYLLRRANLTSMLIQRVHYAIKKHFAATQNLEFMWRQSWDADSSTDILCHMMPFYSYDVPHTCGPDPKICQFDFKRLPGGRINCPWKVPPKAITSANVAERALLLLDQYRKKSKLYRSKVLLVPLGDDFRYDKPQEWDAQFLNYQRLFDYLNAHPDLHVQAQFGTLSDYFDALYKRVGIVPGMRPPGFPVLSGDFFSYADREDHYWTGYYTSRPFYKSMGRVLEAHLRSAEILYSLAVSHARHAGMDSKYPLSDYATLTDARRNLGLFQHHDAITGTAKEAVVVDYGVRLLHSLANLKRVIINAAHYLVLGDKETYHYDLAAPFLGPDETRLNQDSLPEKTVIKLDTTPRFVVVFNPLEQERLSVVSFLVNTPRIRVTNEEGQPLAAQLSAWWSSATDMAPDVYQASIMIRLQPLGLAVLQVSKSFDNHSTLKSSVRLFLHGRDLPVRKQKAFPARIIPAATEDFCLENQQMRACFLGPSGLLKSVHYAGEDHERQLQNQFLVYGTRSTKDKSGAYLFLPDGEAKPYVPKDPPVIRVTEGPFFSEVAVYYQNIQEVVRLYNVPGVDGLSLEISCLVDIRDYVNKELALRFSTDIDSGGTFFTDLNGFQIQPRQYLKKLPLQANFYPMPVMAYIQDPQSRLTLQTAQALGVSSLSSGQLEVILDRRLMQDDNRGLGQGLKDNKRTCHHFRLLLERRSATPKSSGFFSKVASMLRDWVYSGSKANGQEVKPAQPGTFPSLLSHMTSMHLNTEVLVMPVAQEKPLPPALRSFQPFSAPMPCDFHLVNLRTLQGEDDSLPSPETALILHRKGFDCGLEARNLGFNCTTTQGSLSLGGLFQGLELVSMQLSSLTLMYPLGPASSNSTVLHLDPMEIATVRLHLG; encoded by the exons ATGAAGCTGAAGAAGCAGGTGACGGTGTGCGGCGCGGCCATCTTCTGCGTGGCCGTCTTCTCCCTCTACCTGATGCTGGACCGCGTCCAGCATGACCCCGCGCGGCCCCACAGCGGCGGCGGAGGCAATTTCCCGCGG agccAGATCTCGGTGCTTCAGAACCGCATCGAGCAGCTGGAGCAGCTGCTGGAAGAGAACCACGAGATCATCGTGCACATCAAGGACTCGGTGCTGGAGCTGACGGCCAACGCCGAGGGGCAGCCGGTGGTGCTGCCCTTCCACATGCCCAACGGCTCCTGGATGCTGCCCCCCGAGAGCCGCCCCAGCTTCTACTCCGTCGCCTCCCAGGACTGCCACTTTGCCCTGGGCAGCAAGGCCCCCAAGACGGACCTGCAG ATGCTGGCCGTGTCGGAGTTGCTCCCCTACGACAACCAGGATGGCGGCGTGTGGAAGCAAGGCTTTGACATCACCTACGACCCCAACGAGTGGGACACGGAGCAGCTGCAGGTCTTTGTGGTGCCGCATTCCCACAACGACCCAG gCTGGATCAAGACCTTTGACAAGTACTACTATGACCAGACACAGCACATCCTGAACAGCATGGTGGTGAAGCTACAAGAGGACTCGCGGCGGCGCTTCATCTGGTCCGAAATCTCCTTCTTTTCCAAATGGTGGGATAACATCAGTGCCCAGAAACGGGCCGCTGTCCGCAG GCTGGTGGGCAACGGGCAGCTGGAGATGGCGACTGGAGGCTGGGTGATGCCCGACGAAGCCAATTCCCACTACTTTGCCATGATCGACCAGCTCATTGAAGGGCACCAGTGGCTCGAGAAGAACGTCG GGGTGATGCCGCGTTCCGGATGGGCCGTGGATCCCTTTGGGCACAGCTCCACAATGCCATATCTGCTGCGTCGCGCAAACCTGACCAGCATGCTCATCCAGCGCGTCCACTATGCCATCAAGAAACACTTTGCAGCCACCCAGAATTTGGAGTTTATGTGGAGGCAGAGCTGGG ATGCCGACTCCAGCACAGACATCCTCTGCCACATGATGCCCTTCTACAGCTATGATGTGCCCCACACGTGTGGCCCTGACCCCAAGATCTGCCAGTTTGACTTCAAGCGACTGCCAGGGGGCCGCATCAACTGCCCCTGGAAAGTGCCACCCAAGGCCATCACCAGTGCCAACGTGGCTGAGAG GGCTCTGCTGCTTCTCGACCAGTACCGGAAGAAGTCCAAACTCTACCGCAGCAAAGTGCTGCTGGTGCCGCTGGGGGACGACTTCCGCTACGACAAGCCCCAGGAGTGGGACGCCCAGTTCCTCAACTACCAGCGCCTCTTCGACTACCTCAACGCTCACCCCGACCTCCACGTGCAG GCACAGTTTGGGACTCTCTCCGACTACTTCGATGCCCTGTACAAGCGGGTAGGCATcgtcccaggcatgcgcccaccCGGCTTCCCAGTGCTCAGTGGCGATTTTTTCTCCTATGCGGACCGCGAGGATCACTACTGGACAGGGTACTACACCTCCAGGCCCTTCTACAAGAGCATGGGTCGCGTGCTGGAGGCCCACCTCAG GAGTGCTGAGATCTTGTACAGCTTGGCTGTGAGCCACGCCCGCCACGCCGGCATGGACAGCAAGTATCCGCTGTCAGACTATGCCACGCTCACGGATGCACGGCGCAACCTGGGCCTCTTCCAGCATCACGACGCCATCACTGGCACGGCCAAGGAGGCGGTGGTTGTGGACTACGGAGTCAG gCTGCTTCACTCCCTCGCGAACCTCAAACGAGTCATCATCAACGCCGCGCACTACCTGGTCCTGGGGGATAAGGAAACCTACCACTATGACTTGGCAGCGCCCTTCCTTGGCCCT GATGAGACACGCCTCAATCAGGACTCTTTGCCAGAGAAAACGGTCATCAAGTTAGATACAACGCCCAG GTTTGTGGTTGTGTTCAACCCACTGGAACAGGAGCGCCTGAGCGTCGTGTCCTTCCTGGTGAACACGCCTCGCATCCGTGTCACCAACGAAGAGGGGCAGCCTTTGGCCGCGCAGCTCAGTGCCTGGTGGAGTTCTGCCACAGACATGGCTCCCGACGTCTACCAG GCGTCCATCATGATCCGACTGCAGCCGCTGGGTCTCGCCGTCCTGCAAGTGAGCAAGTCTTTTGACAACCACAGCACTCTCAAGTCCTCTGTGCGCCTCTTCCTGCACGGCCGTGACCTCCCTGTGCGTAAGCAGAAGGCCTTTCCGGCGCGCATCATCCCTGCTGCCACTGAGGACTTCTGTCTTGAGAACCAGCAGATGCGGGCCTGCTTCCTGGGGCCCAGTGGCTTGCTCAAA AGCGTGCACTATGCTGGGGAAGATCATGAGCGGCAGCTGCAGAACCAGTTCCTTGTCTATGGGACCCGGAGCACCAAGGACAAGAGTGGGGCCTACCTCTTCCTGCCGGATGGAGAAGCCAag CCCTACGTACCCAAGGACCCCCCCGTCATTCGGGTGACAGAGGGACCCTTCTTCTCAGAGGTGGCTGTCTATTATCAGAACATCCAGGAGGTGGTGCGGCTCTATAATGTGCCAG GGGTGGATGGGCtgtccctggagatctcctgcctgGTGGACATCCGCGACTACGTCAACAAGGAGCTGGCGCTGCGCTTCAGCACTGACATCGATAGCGGGGGCACTTTTTTCACTGACCTGAACGGCTTCCAG ATTCAGCCACGACAGTACCTGAAGAAGCTACCGCTGCAGGCCAACTTCTACCCCATGCCAGTCATGGCTTATATCCAGGACCCACAGAGCCGCCTGACCCTGCAGACGGCTCAGGCCCTGGGAGTCTCCAGCCTGAGCAGTG GCCAGCTGGAGGTGATTCTGGACCGACGCCTCATGCAAGATGACAACCGAGGCCTCGGACAGGGTTTGAAGGATAACAAACGGACCTGCCACCACTTCCGTCTCCTCCTGGAACGGCGGAGCGCCACTCCGAAG AGCTCCGGCTTCTTTTCCAAAGTGGCCTCCATGCTTAGGGACTGGGTCTATTCCGGCAGCAAGGCCAACGGCCAAGAGGTAAAGCCT GCACAGCCCGGCACTTTCCCTTCTTTGCTCAGCCACATGACTTCCATGCACCTGAACACTGAGGTGCTGGTGATGCCCGTGGCCCAGGAGAAGCCCCTGCCTCCGGCCCTGCGGTCTTTCCAGCCCTTCTCAGCCCCCATGCCGTGCGACTTCCACCTCGTCAATCTGCGCACGCTTCAAGGGGAG GACGATTCGCTGCCTTCCCCGGAGACCGCTCTGATCCTGCACCGCAAGGGCTTTGATTGCGGCCTGGAAGCCAGGAACCTGGGCTTCAATTGCACCACCACCCAGGGCTCG CTGTCCCTTGGTGGCCTCTTCCAAGGCCTTGAGCTGGTGTCCATGCAGCTCTCCTCGTTGACTCTGATGTACCCACTCGGCCCTGCTTCCTCCAACAGCACAGTCCTTCACCTGGACCCCATGGAGATAGCCACAGTTCGTCTTCACCTCGGGTAA